A region from the Branchiostoma lanceolatum isolate klBraLanc5 chromosome 2, klBraLanc5.hap2, whole genome shotgun sequence genome encodes:
- the LOC136428440 gene encoding CWF19-like protein 1, with product MASKQLRILACGDVEGRFSQLFKRVSSIQKKSGDFDMLLCVGDFFGITAGARTEWQQYLEGSQRAPIATYVLGANKPEHLEFYMEEDGGELCENITYLGRKGIFTGASGLQIVYLSGVENGEEGCCFSKTDVTALCESLINKNFKGVDILLTSPWPRGVTNFGNSADGGAAPQGLVTVAELAKILRPRYHFSGLEGVFYERLPYRNHRVLAESDKHVTRFLALAKVGNPEKKKYLYAFNLTPLTSMDQSELVKQPHDVTECPYKSEQGRQDQPAEEEEDAGLQYRYDLSGGAHGHGRKRGHQGDRGPGGEKKSRPPPKPTGPCWFCLASPEVEKHLVVSVGDHTYLALAKGGLVADHVLILPIGHYQSMVEATDEVHEEIEKYKSALRKMFHSQGKECVFFERNYKTQHLQIQVVPVPSDLSEDVGEVFQEQSQMKNLELAELPRHTDLKQVVPSGAPYFYLELHSGGKFLHRIRKFFPLQFGREVMASSPLLDMAGRADWRNCKSSKEEETETAKTFRKAFQGYDFNLM from the exons GTTCAGCCAGCTGTTCAAACGAGTCTCCTCCATCCAGAAGAAGAGTGGAGACTTCGACATGCTGCTGTGCGTGGGAGACTTCTTTGGGATCACAGCCGGAGCTCGTACGGAGTGGCAGCAGTACCTCGAAGGCAGCCAGAGGGCGCCCATTGCGACCTACGTGCTGGGAGCCAACAAGCCAGAACATCTGGAGTTCTACATGGAGGAGGATGGGGGTGAACTCTGTGAAAACATCACATACTTAG GTAGAAAGGGAATCTTCACGGGTGCCTCTGGACTGCAGATAGTCTACCTAAGTGGTGTGGAAAACGGAGAGGAAGGCTGCTGTTTCTCCAAGACTGACGTAACTGCTCTTTGTGAGTCCCTCATAAACAA AAACTTCAAGGGAGTGGACATCCTCTTGACGTCTCCATGGCCGAGAGGAGTCACAAACTTTGGGAACAGTGCAGACGGTGGGGCCGCTCCACAAGGGTTGGTCACAGTTGCAGAACTGGCCAAAATCCTCAGGCCCCGGTACCATTTCAGCGGTCTTGAAGGTGTCTTCTACGAGAGACTTCCCTACAGAAACCACAGAGTGCTTGCAGAAAGCGATAAACATGTCACACGCTTCCTGGCTCTGGCAAAAGTTGGCAACCCAGAGAAGAAGAAGTATCTGTACGCGTTCAACCTGACACCATTGACTAGCATGGACCAGTCCGAACTGGTCAAGCAACCTCACGATGTAACAGAGTGTCCGTACAAGTCAGAACAGGGCAGGCAAGATCAGCCTgcagaggaggaagaggatgcAGGGTTGCAGTACCGCTATGACTTGTCAGGGGGAGCACATGGACATGGCAGGAAGCGAGGCCACCAGGGAGACAGAGGACCTGGTGGGGAGAAGAAGTCTCGCCCTCCCCCAAAGCCCACAGGTCCTTGCTGGTTCTGCCTGGCTAGTCCTGAGGTGGAGAAACATCTAGTGGTCAGTGTGGGTGACCACACCTACCTGGCACTGGCCAAGGGGGGACTGGTGGCTGACCACGTGCTCATCCTACCCATTGGTCACTACCAGTCCATGGTTGAAGCCACGGACGAGGTCCACGAGGAGATTGAAAAGTACAAGTCTGCTCTACGTAAGATGTTCCACTCCCAAGGAAAGGAGTGTGTGTTCTTTGAGAGGAACTATAAGACACAACACTTACAGATCCAG GTTGTTCCAGTGCCCTCCGATCTGTCTGAGGATGTAGGTGAAGTGTTTCAGGAACAGAGTCAGATGAAGAACCTGGAGCTGGCCGAACTCCCCAGACACACCGACCTAAAGCAGGTGGTCCCCTCTGGTGCACCCTACTTCTACCTTGAACTTCACTCCGGTGGCAAATTTCTCCACAGGATAAGGAAGTTCTTTCCACTGCAGTTTGGTCGAGAGGTCATGGCTAGCTCCCCCCTCCTGGACATGGCTGGCCGGGCAGACTGGAGAAACTGTAAATCCTCAAAAGAGGAGGAAACAGAAACTGCCAAAACTTTCCGTAAGGCATTCCAGGGTTATGACTTCAACTTGATGTAG